Proteins encoded within one genomic window of Episyrphus balteatus chromosome 1, idEpiBalt1.1, whole genome shotgun sequence:
- the LOC129906309 gene encoding bone morphogenetic protein receptor type-1B isoform X2, with protein MAPRTRKKKAHARTLTCYCDGSCPDNVVNGTCETRPGGSCFSSVEEVYDETTATYEEERTYGCMPPEEYGGLLMCKVASVPHLHGKNIACCDNGDYCNRNLHPAFTPKTTTPPPELPITVVPPERYVLIGLMILCVTIFTIVMTGLCLIYRRRQKLHKQPRLINSMCGAQMSPLTQLVEQSSGSGSGLPLLVQRTIAKQIQMVRQVGKGRYGEVWLAMWREEKVAVKTFFTTEEASWFRETEIYQTVLMRHENILGFIAADIKGNGSWTQMLLITDYHEQGSLHDYLQRSVLTPQKLQILAYSLSSGLAHLHAEIFGTPGKPAIAHRDIKSKNILVKRNGQCAIADFGLAVKYISELDEIHIAQNTRVGTRRYMAPEVLEDTLNSKQFEEFKRADMYSVGLVLWEACRRCYTTVHGSKTTICEDYALPYHDVVPSDPSFEDMHAVVCVKGFRPPIPARWQDDDVLATLAKIMQECWHPNPSVRLTALRVKKTLSRLEIDCNDCPIKIV; from the exons cCCGTACACTTACCTGTTACTGCGATGGCAGTTGCCCAGACAATGTTGTTAATGGAACCTGTGAAACAAGACCCGGTGGCTCATGCTTTAGCTCAGTTGAAGAAGTTTACGATGAAACGACTGCTACTTATGAAGAAGAAAGAACATACGGATGCATGCCTCCCGAAGAATATGGTGGCCTTTTAATG TGCAAAGTTGCATCAGTGCCTCATTTACATGGAAAAAACATAGCCTGCTGTGATAATGGTGATTACTGCAATCGTAATCTCCATCCTGCATTCACACCCAAAACTACCACCCCGCCACCAGAACTACCCATCACAGTTGTACCTCCAGAACGTTACGTCCTAATAGGTCTAATGATACTCTGCGTAACAATATTCACAATTGTTATGACAGGCTTATGTTTGATTTATCGTCGCCGCCAGAAGCTCCACAAACAACCCAGACTGATAAATTCAATGTGTGGTGCACAAATGTCACCGCTCACCCAACTTGTTGAACAAAGTTCAGGCTCAGGGTCAGGATTGCCATTGCTTGTCCAGCGTACAATTGCTAAACAAATTCAAATGGTACGTCAAGTTGGCAAAGGACGATATGGTGAGGTATGGCTTGCCATGTGGCGTGAGGAGAAAGTCGCTGTAAAGACCTTCTTCACCACCGAAGAGGCTTCATGGTTCCGTGAAACGGAAATCTATCAAACAGTTCTGATGCGTCACGAGAATATACTAGGTTTCATTGCAGCCGATATCAAAGGTAACGGCTCATGGACTCAAATGCTACTAATCACTGACTATCACGAACAAGGTAGTCTGCATGATTATCTCCAGAGGAGTGTTTTGACACCACAAAAGCTACAAATTCTCGCTTACTCACTGTCATCTGGGTTGGCACATTTGCATGCCGAGATTTTCGGAACACCTGGCAAACCGGCCATTGCCCATCGGGAcatcaaaagcaaaaatatacTCGTCAAACGTAATGGTCAATGCGCTATCGCCGACTTTGGACTTGCCGTCAAATACATTTCTGAATTGGATGAAATCCACATTGCCCAGAATACTCGTGTGGGTACACGTCGTTATATGGCACCCGAAGTACTCGAGGATACATTGAATTCCAAACAATTTGAAGAATTCAAACGTGCCGACATGTACTCGGTTGGATTGGTATTGTGGGAAGCCTGTCGTCGTTGTTATACAACAGTTCATGGTTCAAAGACGACAATTTGTGAGGATTATGCCTTGCCGTATCATGATGTTGTACCATCGGATCCGTCATTTGAAGATATGCATGCTGTTGTGTGTGTCAAAGGTTTTAGACCACCAATTCCAGCTAGATGGCAGGACGATGATGTCCTGGCGACGCTTGCTAAAATTATGCAAGAATGCTGGCATCCGAATCCATCGGTGCGACTGACGGCGTTGAGAGTTAAGAAGACACTTAGCAGACTCGAAATAGACTGCAATGACTGCCCTATTAAAATAGTGTAa
- the LOC129906309 gene encoding bone morphogenetic protein receptor type-1B isoform X1: MADVLLFRDRGTQCFLFILLFMMFISSSISARTLTCYCDGSCPDNVVNGTCETRPGGSCFSSVEEVYDETTATYEEERTYGCMPPEEYGGLLMCKVASVPHLHGKNIACCDNGDYCNRNLHPAFTPKTTTPPPELPITVVPPERYVLIGLMILCVTIFTIVMTGLCLIYRRRQKLHKQPRLINSMCGAQMSPLTQLVEQSSGSGSGLPLLVQRTIAKQIQMVRQVGKGRYGEVWLAMWREEKVAVKTFFTTEEASWFRETEIYQTVLMRHENILGFIAADIKGNGSWTQMLLITDYHEQGSLHDYLQRSVLTPQKLQILAYSLSSGLAHLHAEIFGTPGKPAIAHRDIKSKNILVKRNGQCAIADFGLAVKYISELDEIHIAQNTRVGTRRYMAPEVLEDTLNSKQFEEFKRADMYSVGLVLWEACRRCYTTVHGSKTTICEDYALPYHDVVPSDPSFEDMHAVVCVKGFRPPIPARWQDDDVLATLAKIMQECWHPNPSVRLTALRVKKTLSRLEIDCNDCPIKIV, from the exons cCCGTACACTTACCTGTTACTGCGATGGCAGTTGCCCAGACAATGTTGTTAATGGAACCTGTGAAACAAGACCCGGTGGCTCATGCTTTAGCTCAGTTGAAGAAGTTTACGATGAAACGACTGCTACTTATGAAGAAGAAAGAACATACGGATGCATGCCTCCCGAAGAATATGGTGGCCTTTTAATG TGCAAAGTTGCATCAGTGCCTCATTTACATGGAAAAAACATAGCCTGCTGTGATAATGGTGATTACTGCAATCGTAATCTCCATCCTGCATTCACACCCAAAACTACCACCCCGCCACCAGAACTACCCATCACAGTTGTACCTCCAGAACGTTACGTCCTAATAGGTCTAATGATACTCTGCGTAACAATATTCACAATTGTTATGACAGGCTTATGTTTGATTTATCGTCGCCGCCAGAAGCTCCACAAACAACCCAGACTGATAAATTCAATGTGTGGTGCACAAATGTCACCGCTCACCCAACTTGTTGAACAAAGTTCAGGCTCAGGGTCAGGATTGCCATTGCTTGTCCAGCGTACAATTGCTAAACAAATTCAAATGGTACGTCAAGTTGGCAAAGGACGATATGGTGAGGTATGGCTTGCCATGTGGCGTGAGGAGAAAGTCGCTGTAAAGACCTTCTTCACCACCGAAGAGGCTTCATGGTTCCGTGAAACGGAAATCTATCAAACAGTTCTGATGCGTCACGAGAATATACTAGGTTTCATTGCAGCCGATATCAAAGGTAACGGCTCATGGACTCAAATGCTACTAATCACTGACTATCACGAACAAGGTAGTCTGCATGATTATCTCCAGAGGAGTGTTTTGACACCACAAAAGCTACAAATTCTCGCTTACTCACTGTCATCTGGGTTGGCACATTTGCATGCCGAGATTTTCGGAACACCTGGCAAACCGGCCATTGCCCATCGGGAcatcaaaagcaaaaatatacTCGTCAAACGTAATGGTCAATGCGCTATCGCCGACTTTGGACTTGCCGTCAAATACATTTCTGAATTGGATGAAATCCACATTGCCCAGAATACTCGTGTGGGTACACGTCGTTATATGGCACCCGAAGTACTCGAGGATACATTGAATTCCAAACAATTTGAAGAATTCAAACGTGCCGACATGTACTCGGTTGGATTGGTATTGTGGGAAGCCTGTCGTCGTTGTTATACAACAGTTCATGGTTCAAAGACGACAATTTGTGAGGATTATGCCTTGCCGTATCATGATGTTGTACCATCGGATCCGTCATTTGAAGATATGCATGCTGTTGTGTGTGTCAAAGGTTTTAGACCACCAATTCCAGCTAGATGGCAGGACGATGATGTCCTGGCGACGCTTGCTAAAATTATGCAAGAATGCTGGCATCCGAATCCATCGGTGCGACTGACGGCGTTGAGAGTTAAGAAGACACTTAGCAGACTCGAAATAGACTGCAATGACTGCCCTATTAAAATAGTGTAa